The proteins below are encoded in one region of Chaetodon trifascialis isolate fChaTrf1 chromosome 11, fChaTrf1.hap1, whole genome shotgun sequence:
- the LOC139338592 gene encoding solute carrier family 25 member 36-A-like, whose amino-acid sequence MSQRDTLVHLFAGGCGGTVGAILTCPLEVVKTRLQSSSITLYISEVQLSTVNGASGVARVAPPGPLHCLKLILEREGPRSLFRGLGPNLVGVAPSRAIYFAAYSTAKEKLNGVLEPDSTQVHMVSAGMAGFTAITATNPIWLIKTRLQLETRNRGERRMNAFECVRRVYQMDGLRGFYRGMSASYAGISETVIHFVIYESIKRKLLQSKAHASMDEEEESVRDASDFVGMMLAAATSKTCATSIAYPHEVIRTRLREEGSKYRSFFQTLLTVPREEGYRALYRGLTTHLVRQIPNTAIMMCTYEVVVYLLGR is encoded by the exons ATGAGCCAAAGGGACACGCTGGTTCATTTGTTCGCCGGAGG ATGTGGTGGCACAGTGGGTGCTATTTTGACTTGTCCTCTGGAGGTTGTGAAGACCAGACTGCagtcctcctccatcactctctaCATCTCTGAAGTCCAGCTCAGCACCGTCAATGGAGCCAGTGGCGTGGCTCGTGTTGCTCCACCAGGGCCTCTGCACTGTCTCAA GTTAATTCTTGAGCGAGAGGGACCCCGTTCACTCTTCAGAGGACTGGGACCCAACCTTGTGGGTGTAGCACCTTCCAG GGCGATCTACTTTGCGGCCTATTCAACAGCCAAGGAGAAGCTGAATGGGGTGCTGGAGCCAGACTCTACCCAGGTGCACATGGTGTCAGCTGGGATGGCAG GGTTCACCGCCATCACAGCCACCAATCCCATCTGGCTGATCAAGACCCGTCTGCAGCTGGAAACCAG AAACCGGGGTGAGCGGCGAATGAATGCATTTGAGTGCGTGCGACGGGTGTACCAGATGGATGGCCTGCGAGGTTTCTACAGGGGCATGTCAGCCTCTTACGCTGGCATCTCTGAGACTGTTATCCATTTTGTCATCTACGAGAGCATCAAACGCAAACTGCTGCAGTCCAAGGCCCACGCCAGcatggatgaagaggaggagtctGTCCGAGACGCCTCAGACTTTGTGGGCATGATGCTCGCAGCAGCCACCTCCAAGACCTGTGCCACCTCCATCGCCTACCCTCACG AGGTGATCCGCACACGGCTACGAGAGGAAGGCAGCAAGTATCGCTCTTTCTTCCAAACTCTGCTGACGGTACCAAGGGAGGAGGGATACCGGGCGCTGTACCGCGGCCTCACCACCCACCTCGTCAGACAGATCCCCAACACAGCCATCATGATGTGCACCTATGAAGTGGTGGTTTACCTGCTCGGCCGTTAG
- the LOC139339310 gene encoding E3 ubiquitin-protein ligase MARCHF2-like — protein sequence MSSSGCCHLPGSLCDYSGNAESDASKDSEESDSTTQAQYIAKVTAKDGRPLSTVVKAVSLQSDVGMCRICHEGAGGETLLSPCDCTGTLGKVHKSCLEKWLSSSNTSYCELCHTEFTIERRPQPLTQWLKDPGPRSEKRTLLCDMACFLLITPLAAISGWLCLRGAQDHLQLKSRLEAVGLIALTIALFTIYILWTLVSFRYHCQLYSEWRRTNQKVRLLMPDMKGAHTTQRSVPTKSTKKMTDETIV from the exons ATGTCTTCGTCAGGGTGCTGCCACCTCCCCGGCTCCCTTTGTGATTACTCCGGGAATGCAGAATCTGATGCCTCCAAGGATTCGGAGGAGTCTGATTCTACCACACAGGCCCAGTACATTGCCAAGGTTACAGCTAAAGATGGCCGCCCACTCTCCACTGTTGTCAAAGCAGTGAGCTTGCAGAG CGATGTGGGCATGTGTCGGATTTGTCACGAGGGCGCTGGAGGGGAGACGCTGCTCTCACCCTGTGACTGCACTGGTACGCTGGGTAAAGTGCACAAGAGCTGCTTGGAGAAGTGGCTGTCCTCCTCCAACACCAGCTACTGTGAACTCTGTCACACAGAATTCACTATTGAACGACGACCACAACCACTCACACAG TGGCTGAAGGACCCAGGCCCTCGCAGTGAGAAGCGCACACTGCTGTGTGACATGGCCTGCTTCCTTCTCATCACACCCCTGGCAGCCATCTCCGGCTGGCTGTGTCTGAGGGGAGCCCAGGACCACCTGCAGCTGAAGAGCAGACTCGAGGCTGTTGGCCTGATCGCCCTTACCATCGCCCTCTTCACCATCTACATCCTTTGGACACTG GTGTCATTTCGGTATCACTGTCAGTTGTACTCGGAGTGGAGGCGGACCAATCAGAAAGTGCGCCTGCTCATGCCTGACATGAAAGGGGCGCACACCACCCAACGTTCAGTGCCGACCAAGTCGACCAAGAAAATGACTGACGAGACCATCGTATG